From a region of the Arachis ipaensis cultivar K30076 chromosome B09, Araip1.1, whole genome shotgun sequence genome:
- the LOC107616231 gene encoding uncharacterized protein LOC107616231, with protein sequence MTTNSTTNTSNMSLKLLIDSKNKKVLFAEASKDVVDFLFTLLQLPLATVIKLLNKEVVVGCLGNLYSSVENLNHVYWQPNLSKDLILNPTILTSSPAISGLLPSSAAISDSKITPKLYTCSNSFGHGCGSSSVTSAYNSSCAACRTGRMSTQVNYIKGEAPATAASNDSNNGFVKEVITYMIMDDLLIQPMSTISGLTMLNQFNVKDVGVLKETVVQLGMEEGLKLLKASIESQMALTTVFLA encoded by the exons ATGACGACTAATTCCACCACTAATACTAGTAATATGAGTTTGAAGCTTCTGATAGACTCAAAGAATAAGAAAGTGCTATTTGCAGAAGCCTCTAAAGATGTGGTGGACTTCCTCTTCACCTTGCTTCAGTTGCCCCTTGCTACCGTCATCAAGCTTTTAAACAAGGAAGTCGTGGTTGGTTGCTTGGGAAATCTTTATTCGAGCGTTGAAAACCTCAACCATGTTTACTGGCAACCAAACCTATCTAAGGATCTTATCCTTAATCCAACCATTCTTACCTCTTCACCTGCTATCTCCGGCCTCCTCCCTTCATCAGCTGCTATAAGCGACTCCAAGATAACTCCAAAGCTCTACACGTGCTCCAACAGTTTCGGTCACGGTTGCGGTAGCAGCAGTGTAACAAGTGCGTACAATTCTAGTTGTGCCGCGTGCCGTACTGGTCGTATGTCTACGCAAGTCAACTATATCAAGGGTGAAGCCCCGGCCACGGCGGCATCTAATGACAGCAATAATGGGTTTGTGAAAGAAGTAATAACTTACATGATCATGGATGATCTTCTCATTCAGCCCATGTCAACCATATCTGGCCTCACCATGCTTAATCAGTTCAATGTCAAGGATGTTGGTGTCTTGAAAGAAACCGTTGTTCAACTTGGCATGGAAGAG GGCTTAAAGCTACTCAAGGCATCCATAGAGTCCCAGATGGCCCTCACAACCGTTTTCTTAGCTTGA
- the LOC107619203 gene encoding UPF0725 protein At1g23960, with product MEQHAKRPCMRGSTSSKEEEEEEKVVEDTAASDKEEEMEEETKDDTDIDEYVLVEPRRFMTDEEILEHRRQVIESDGFDVEQFEGRLPGSIKPYKLTEPRCRLLIGFSKQALEVYNENNKTKFEFYELKKANSQGVAGVMFYITFEAISGNTIGTFRARVWKKIMKGLQVMSCERHL from the exons ATGGAGCAGCACGCCAAACGGCCTTGTATGAGAGGCAGTACCTCctccaaagaagaagaagaagaagagaaagttgTTGAGGATACGGCTGCCTctgacaaagaagaagaaatggaggaagagACAAAAGATGATACTGATATCGATGAATATGTACTGGTTGAGCCTAGACGCTTCATGACTGATGAAGAAATTCTTGAACATCGGAGGCAGGTTATTGAAAGCGAC GGATTCGATGTTGAGCAGTTTGAAGGCAGGCTACCTGGTTCAATTAAGCCATATAAGTTGACCGAACCAAGATGCCGTCTCTTGATAGGTTTTTCCAAGCAAGCTTTGGAAGTCTACAATGAGAACAAC AaaacaaaatttgaattttatgagCTTAAGAAAGCAAATTCTCAAGGTGTTGCTGGTGTAATGTTCTACATTACTTTTGAGGCGATATCTGGCAATACAATTGGAACCTTCCGTGCTAGGGTATGGAAAAAGATAATGAAAGGTTTGCAGGTTATGTCTTGTGAGAGGCATTTGTGA
- the LOC107619202 gene encoding UPF0725 protein At1g23960 produces the protein MEQHAKRPCMRGSTSSKEEEEEEKVVEDTAASDKEEEMEEETKDDTDIDEYVLVEPRRFMTDEEILEHRRQVIESDGFDVERFEGRLPGSIKPYKLTEARCPPLIGFSKQALKVYNENNKTKFEFYELKKANSQGVAGVMFYITFEAISGDIIGTFRARVWKKIMNQGSQVMSCERHL, from the exons ATGGAGCAGCACGCCAAACGGCCTTGTATGAGAGGCAGTACCTCctccaaagaagaagaagaagaagagaaagttgTTGAGGATACGGCTGCCTctgacaaagaagaagaaatggaggaagagACAAAAGATGATACTGATATCGATGAATATGTACTGGTTGAGCCTAGACGCTTCATGACTGATGAAGAAATTCTTGAACATCGGAGGCAGGTTATTGAAAGCGAC GGATTCGATGTTGAGAGGTTTGAAGGCAGGCTACCTGGTTCAATTAAGCCCTATAAGTTGACCGAAGCAAGATGCCCTCCCTTGATAGGTTTTTCCAAGCAAGCTTTGAAAGTCTACAATGAGAACAAC AaaacaaaatttgaattttatgagCTTAAGAAAGCAAATTCTCAAGGTGTTGCTGGTGTAATGTTCTACATTACTTTTGAGGCGATATCTGGCGATATAATTGGAACCTTCCGTGCTAGGGTATGGAAAAAGATAATGAACCAAGGTTCGCAGGTTATGTCCTGTGAGAGGCATTTGTGA